From Eleftheria terrae, the proteins below share one genomic window:
- the tatC gene encoding twin-arginine translocase subunit TatC, translating into MSQNSDNNRPDELDGTEQPFVSHLVELRDRLIRAVLAVAVVFGVLAFFPGPAQLYDLLAAPLVAQLPQGSKLIATNVISPFIVPLKITLMAAFLIALPVVLYQAWAFVAPGLYSHEKKLVLPLVISSTVLFLLGVAFCYFFVFGQVFKFIQSFAPATIAAAPDIEAYLSFVLTMFFAFGLAFEVPIVVVVLARLNMVSIEKLKAFRSYFIVVAFIVAAVVTPPDVISQLALAVPMCLLYELGIWAAKLFIKHTKAPESEEEDAAG; encoded by the coding sequence GTGAGCCAGAATTCCGACAACAACCGTCCAGACGAGCTGGACGGAACCGAGCAGCCGTTCGTCTCTCACCTGGTGGAGCTGCGCGACCGGCTGATTCGCGCCGTGCTGGCAGTCGCCGTCGTGTTTGGCGTGCTGGCCTTCTTCCCGGGGCCCGCGCAGCTCTACGACCTGCTCGCCGCGCCGCTGGTGGCGCAGTTGCCGCAAGGCAGCAAGCTGATCGCCACCAATGTGATCTCGCCCTTCATCGTGCCGCTGAAGATCACGCTGATGGCGGCCTTCCTGATTGCCCTGCCGGTCGTGCTCTACCAGGCATGGGCCTTCGTCGCGCCCGGGCTCTACTCGCACGAGAAGAAGCTGGTGCTGCCGCTGGTCATCTCCAGCACCGTGCTGTTCCTGCTGGGCGTGGCCTTCTGCTACTTCTTCGTGTTCGGGCAGGTCTTCAAGTTCATCCAGAGCTTCGCCCCCGCCACGATCGCTGCCGCCCCCGACATCGAAGCCTACCTGAGCTTCGTGCTGACCATGTTCTTCGCGTTCGGCCTTGCCTTCGAGGTGCCCATCGTGGTGGTGGTGCTGGCCCGGCTCAACATGGTGAGCATCGAGAAGCTGAAGGCGTTCCGCAGCTATTTCATCGTGGTCGCCTTCATCGTCGCCGCGGTCGTGACGCCGCCCGACGTGATCTCGCAGCTCGCCCTGGCGGTGCCGATGTGCCTGCTCTACGAGTTGGGCATCTGGGCCGCCAAGCTGTTCATCAAGCACA
- the tatB gene encoding Sec-independent protein translocase protein TatB encodes MIDLGFDKLALIGAVALVVIGPERLPRVARTVGHLLGKAQRYVADVKAEVNRSIELEELKKMKTEFEDAARNVEQSVSQGVSDLGGDLQNAWDEATSRHDPPPGSGWEPAPPQYRHPKKNWRLKRGAVPQWYKQRHGVRTRTQSGAARVARFRPPKARS; translated from the coding sequence ATGATCGACCTCGGTTTCGACAAGTTGGCCCTCATCGGGGCGGTGGCGCTGGTCGTCATCGGGCCCGAGCGGCTGCCGCGCGTGGCGCGCACGGTGGGGCACCTCCTGGGCAAGGCGCAGCGTTATGTCGCCGACGTCAAGGCCGAGGTCAATCGCTCCATCGAGCTGGAAGAGCTCAAGAAGATGAAGACCGAGTTCGAAGATGCCGCGCGCAACGTCGAACAATCGGTGTCCCAGGGCGTCAGCGACCTGGGGGGTGACCTTCAGAATGCCTGGGACGAGGCCACCAGCCGCCACGACCCACCGCCTGGCAGCGGCTGGGAGCCGGCGCCGCCGCAGTACCGTCACCCGAAGAAAAACTGGCGCCTGAAGCGCGGCGCGGTGCCGCAGTGGTACAAGCAGCGCCATGGCGTGCGCACCCGCACCCAGTCCGGCGCTGCGCGCGTTGCGCGCTTCCGCCCGCCGAAAGCCCGTTCGTGA